In a single window of the Anaplasma platys genome:
- a CDS encoding SCO family protein, with amino-acid sequence MKTFKIISNLLLLIAALFLGYSYVKKKGMFSEMHAPIRSPDRTLIDDMPEGEEVIRTFFENLTNQDGKTISSKDFMGKHMLVMFGFTSCRHICPAELSMASQLLHQLGDDANKLQVVFITVDPTTDTVQRLKAYHSAFDSRIQMLTGDEENIREVLRNYRVYAEKGAPGSSEEIDHSAHMYLINEDGRYVEHFTPQDYGSISGLLDMVNRHFKS; translated from the coding sequence ATGAAAACATTCAAGATAATTTCTAACCTTCTCCTACTCATAGCCGCTTTGTTTCTTGGGTATTCATATGTGAAGAAGAAGGGAATGTTCAGTGAGATGCACGCTCCAATCCGTTCGCCAGATAGAACGTTGATTGATGATATGCCAGAGGGGGAAGAAGTCATTCGCACGTTTTTCGAGAATCTAACTAATCAAGACGGTAAGACTATCAGCAGCAAAGATTTTATGGGAAAACACATGCTGGTGATGTTCGGTTTCACCTCATGTAGGCACATCTGCCCTGCTGAGCTTAGCATGGCATCGCAGCTCTTACATCAGCTTGGAGATGATGCCAATAAACTTCAGGTAGTCTTTATAACTGTGGATCCAACTACTGACACTGTTCAAAGGCTTAAAGCCTATCACAGCGCTTTTGATAGTAGAATACAGATGCTTACTGGAGATGAAGAGAACATAAGAGAAGTACTCCGAAACTACAGGGTGTATGCTGAAAAGGGAGCTCCCGGTTCCTCAGAGGAAATAGATCATTCCGCTCATATGTATCTGATAAATGAGGACGGACGATATGTCGAGCACTTTACTCCTCAAGATTATGGCAGCATTTCCGGGCTTTTGGATATGGTAAATCGGCATTTTAAGTCTTAG